One window of the Streptomyces sp. ITFR-21 genome contains the following:
- a CDS encoding MmgE/PrpD family protein: MPEATRPPALLEELAHFVSELSSADLPERVRERAKLILQHNIVVALAARDERVPGQDRTPWPAGLPAAQAATRLTDGLPAPAERAVVTNSLAMGARAQHDELPAAISHFGSTVLPPLLAAAEQHRIDGAQVLTAMVAGYEVGARIGAASVRQISRRGFRPTGLYGPLAGAAAVGKAIGLGPTALTSALAFAANTSSGLTQTWLRGSDEWRYQTAFAARNGYVAAYLAAEGVFGAPDTLEGANGFHRAFATADIAPASVLDGLGERWAVEDVLLKPYPVCAFNQAPVQQVLALKAARRFRASDVERVRVRMNADDITYPGVDTTAAVRTRAAALMSLRTCIALALLHGDVTIEHLESPDTAAVRRLTARIDLLPDPAVPTHATSVDVTHDGVTADSGAPATTVYDRSTGRALMSRLQPLTRLDDGRLARLAESVRGLEELPDIGAVLESARPARDAPP; the protein is encoded by the coding sequence ATGCCGGAAGCAACACGGCCGCCCGCACTCCTCGAAGAGCTCGCGCACTTCGTGTCCGAGCTCTCCTCCGCGGATCTGCCGGAGCGCGTCCGCGAGCGGGCCAAGCTGATCCTTCAGCACAACATCGTCGTCGCACTCGCCGCTCGCGACGAGCGCGTCCCGGGACAGGACCGCACGCCCTGGCCGGCCGGACTGCCGGCCGCCCAAGCCGCCACCAGGCTGACCGACGGCCTGCCGGCGCCCGCCGAACGAGCCGTCGTCACCAACTCCCTGGCCATGGGCGCCCGCGCACAGCACGACGAACTCCCGGCTGCCATCAGCCACTTCGGCAGCACCGTGCTGCCACCGCTGCTGGCGGCCGCAGAGCAGCACAGGATCGACGGCGCCCAGGTGCTGACCGCCATGGTCGCCGGCTACGAAGTCGGCGCCAGGATCGGTGCCGCGTCCGTCCGCCAGATCTCACGCCGAGGGTTCCGTCCCACCGGCCTGTACGGGCCGCTCGCCGGAGCCGCCGCGGTGGGCAAGGCGATCGGGCTGGGACCGACGGCCCTCACCAGCGCTCTGGCGTTCGCCGCGAACACGTCGTCGGGCCTGACCCAGACATGGCTGCGGGGAAGCGACGAGTGGCGCTACCAGACCGCGTTCGCCGCGCGCAACGGGTACGTTGCCGCCTACCTGGCCGCGGAGGGAGTGTTCGGAGCCCCCGACACCCTGGAGGGCGCCAACGGATTCCACCGCGCCTTCGCGACCGCCGACATCGCCCCCGCCTCCGTGCTGGACGGGCTGGGAGAGCGCTGGGCGGTGGAGGACGTCCTGCTGAAGCCCTACCCGGTCTGCGCGTTCAACCAGGCCCCGGTCCAACAGGTCCTCGCGCTCAAGGCCGCGCGGCGGTTCCGGGCGTCCGACGTGGAGCGGGTGCGGGTCCGCATGAACGCGGACGACATCACCTACCCGGGGGTGGACACCACGGCGGCGGTGCGGACAAGGGCCGCGGCGCTGATGAGCCTGCGGACCTGCATCGCCCTGGCCCTGCTCCACGGCGACGTGACGATCGAGCATCTGGAGTCCCCCGACACCGCAGCGGTCCGCCGGCTCACGGCCAGGATCGACCTGCTTCCCGATCCGGCGGTGCCCACCCACGCAACGTCCGTCGACGTCACCCACGACGGAGTGACCGCGGACTCCGGAGCTCCGGCGACCACGGTCTACGACCGGTCGACCGGCCGGGCGCTGATGTCCCGGCTGCAACCGCTCACACGACTGGACGACGGCCGCCTGGCGCGGTTGGCGGAGAGCGTCCGCGGCCTGGAGGAACTCCCGGACATCGGGGCCGTCCTGGAATCGGCCAGGCCCGCCCGCGACGCACCGCCGTGA
- a CDS encoding Zn-ribbon domain-containing OB-fold protein: MTRPLPDPGFTEFAEFWSGTLRHELSVEQCADCGLLRWPPRPVCRRCLSAASGWTVVPPYGRLFTWTVVMQQTIPGLPPPYAVGLVQIDGLQEASTLRFLGRLVNVAPEELRIGMPVEAVFEEAAEQVVLVNWSPRADRQSS, translated from the coding sequence ATGACCCGGCCGCTGCCGGACCCCGGCTTCACCGAGTTCGCCGAGTTCTGGAGCGGCACTCTGCGCCACGAGCTGTCGGTGGAGCAGTGTGCGGACTGCGGGCTGCTGCGCTGGCCACCCCGACCGGTCTGCCGCCGGTGCCTGTCGGCTGCCTCCGGGTGGACGGTGGTTCCGCCGTACGGGCGGCTGTTCACCTGGACCGTGGTGATGCAGCAGACCATCCCCGGGCTCCCTCCGCCGTACGCGGTCGGCCTGGTGCAGATCGACGGCCTCCAGGAGGCTTCGACACTGCGGTTCCTGGGCCGGCTGGTCAATGTGGCGCCTGAGGAGCTGCGCATCGGCATGCCGGTCGAGGCCGTCTTCGAGGAGGCGGCCGAACAGGTGGTGCTCGTCAACTGGAGCCCCCGAGCAGATCGGCAGTCGAGCTAG
- a CDS encoding cyclase family protein, which yields MEALADRPGNWSRWPGAASAGALNTIGPEQVVRAAACVRLGRRASLGIPIRRNMPQPDGHFPALHMMFRDGGDFALVGNEATAGVESATDFIGLEIHGAGTHVDALSHVWRDGQLFDGVSRAQVRSSGAHRLDIAGARGIVTRGVLLDVEPYLDAADAPVGRTELERAAADAGVDVEAGDAVLLRTGWLRQVLDRHRIPAELLGAQPGLDLDGARWLAERDVAVVGADNQAVERRPDCVQDSGPVPVHQLLIREYGVHLVEWLNLEELGTEGVHEFMFVAAPLPIVGGTGSPVDPVAIW from the coding sequence TTGGAAGCCCTAGCAGACCGGCCCGGCAACTGGTCGCGCTGGCCCGGGGCGGCGTCCGCGGGCGCGCTGAACACCATCGGCCCGGAGCAGGTCGTGCGTGCGGCGGCCTGTGTGCGGCTGGGCCGCAGGGCGAGCCTCGGGATTCCGATCCGGCGGAACATGCCGCAGCCCGACGGGCACTTCCCGGCCCTGCACATGATGTTCCGGGACGGCGGGGACTTCGCGCTCGTCGGCAATGAGGCCACAGCCGGGGTCGAGTCGGCGACCGACTTCATCGGCCTGGAGATCCACGGGGCCGGCACCCACGTGGACGCCCTGTCGCACGTCTGGCGCGACGGGCAGCTCTTCGACGGGGTGAGCAGGGCGCAGGTGCGCAGCAGCGGCGCCCACCGCCTCGACATCGCCGGCGCACGCGGCATCGTCACGCGCGGTGTGCTGCTCGACGTGGAGCCCTACCTGGACGCGGCCGACGCTCCTGTCGGCCGGACCGAGCTGGAGCGTGCCGCGGCGGATGCCGGAGTGGACGTCGAAGCGGGCGACGCGGTGCTGCTGCGGACCGGCTGGCTGAGGCAGGTCCTGGACCGGCACCGCATTCCGGCCGAACTGCTGGGCGCGCAGCCGGGTCTGGACCTGGACGGCGCGCGTTGGCTGGCCGAACGCGACGTGGCGGTCGTCGGGGCCGACAACCAGGCGGTCGAGCGGCGTCCGGACTGCGTGCAGGACAGCGGGCCGGTCCCCGTCCACCAGCTTCTGATCCGGGAGTACGGAGTGCACCTGGTCGAGTGGCTGAACCTGGAGGAGCTCGGCACCGAGGGCGTGCACGAGTTCATGTTCGTCGCCGCACCGCTGCCGATCGTGGGCGGCACGGGAAGTCCCGTTGACCCCGTCGCGATCTGGTAG
- a CDS encoding LLM class flavin-dependent oxidoreductase translates to MRTGFVVPHVGHAATTDALRLVAAEAVNAGAAALWAGDHFALAAEQETPYPYGGTAGPAGGRYRVPTDRIFLEAFTTLGYLAALRPDCPLGTSVAILPYRPHLHWAKLVGTIAYLTEGRFRWGVGEGWLKEEFDALRVGPFADRRPWTDDVVRFVRGVWDEDPRSASYHSAYADIKAMSVVPSGQEYRPEVWIGGNGPSALRRVARLGDTWHPHVRGLPPDAVANGRERIAELRREEYPDSPGRLPAPPVALFSPLRITEDRPAEPPWTAGRIDGPASYIADVLQEYEAAGVEEIVLSIGGSARTRLTTVETIASALS, encoded by the coding sequence ATGAGAACAGGTTTTGTGGTTCCGCACGTCGGCCACGCGGCCACGACGGACGCCCTGCGTCTGGTGGCGGCCGAGGCGGTCAACGCGGGTGCGGCGGCGCTGTGGGCCGGGGACCACTTCGCCCTGGCCGCGGAGCAGGAGACGCCCTACCCGTACGGCGGGACCGCCGGTCCGGCGGGCGGCCGGTACCGGGTTCCGACCGACCGGATCTTCCTGGAGGCGTTCACCACGCTCGGCTACCTCGCCGCGCTGCGCCCGGACTGCCCGCTGGGCACCAGCGTGGCGATCCTGCCCTATCGACCGCATCTGCACTGGGCCAAGCTGGTCGGCACCATCGCGTACCTGACCGAAGGGCGCTTCCGGTGGGGCGTCGGCGAGGGGTGGCTCAAGGAGGAGTTCGACGCCCTGCGGGTCGGTCCGTTCGCCGACCGGCGGCCGTGGACCGACGACGTGGTGCGGTTCGTCCGGGGGGTCTGGGACGAGGACCCCAGGTCGGCGAGCTACCACAGCGCGTACGCGGACATCAAGGCGATGTCCGTGGTTCCCAGCGGCCAGGAGTACCGCCCGGAGGTCTGGATCGGCGGGAACGGCCCGTCGGCGCTGCGCCGGGTGGCACGGCTCGGCGATACCTGGCATCCGCATGTACGAGGACTCCCGCCGGACGCGGTCGCGAACGGCCGGGAACGGATCGCGGAGCTGCGGCGCGAGGAATATCCCGACTCTCCCGGCCGGCTCCCTGCCCCGCCCGTCGCGTTGTTCTCCCCGCTGCGGATCACGGAGGACAGGCCCGCCGAGCCGCCCTGGACCGCCGGGCGCATCGACGGCCCCGCCTCGTACATCGCCGATGTGCTCCAGGAGTACGAGGCGGCCGGGGTCGAGGAGATCGTGCTGTCGATCGGCGGCAGCGCCAGGACACGGCTGACCACGGTCGAGACCATAGCGTCCGCACTGAGCTGA
- a CDS encoding alpha/beta fold hydrolase has protein sequence MRQGTLAVAGTKITYYDSGAPGTATGPAVVLLHGTGGSAYNNFWALFPMLAMRHRVIAFDFVDPEDPAQVAETAHYTAQATAVIEHLSPDEPVNLVGYSFGAVIAAALGAERADLVENLVLVAGWARTDIQQRLRNDIWQSLRLDRHPALPGFMVLTAYSDAYLAARTETELAEIVSRTASGPDRLSKMLFNRAVDISEQIPRISSPTLVIGCAQDQMVPVRHARMLFGGIPDARYAEVGSGHAVVHERPAELFTLIDAFVKDPAKTRAGAVLSTGHA, from the coding sequence GTGCGACAGGGCACGCTGGCCGTGGCCGGAACAAAGATCACCTACTATGATTCCGGCGCTCCTGGAACGGCCACGGGCCCGGCCGTCGTCCTGCTGCACGGAACAGGCGGCTCGGCGTACAACAACTTCTGGGCGCTGTTCCCCATGCTCGCGATGCGCCATCGCGTCATCGCCTTCGACTTCGTGGATCCGGAGGACCCGGCACAGGTCGCCGAGACGGCGCACTACACGGCCCAGGCCACCGCGGTGATCGAGCACCTGAGCCCGGACGAGCCGGTCAATCTCGTCGGCTATTCGTTCGGGGCCGTCATCGCGGCGGCACTGGGCGCGGAACGGGCCGATCTCGTCGAGAACCTCGTGCTCGTCGCCGGCTGGGCCAGGACGGACATCCAGCAACGACTGCGCAACGACATCTGGCAGAGCCTGCGCCTCGACCGGCATCCGGCGCTCCCGGGGTTCATGGTCCTCACCGCATACAGCGACGCCTACCTCGCGGCCAGGACCGAGACCGAGCTCGCGGAGATCGTCTCCCGCACCGCGTCAGGGCCGGACCGGCTGTCGAAGATGCTCTTCAACCGGGCCGTCGACATCTCCGAGCAGATTCCCCGGATCTCCTCCCCGACACTCGTCATCGGATGCGCACAGGATCAGATGGTCCCGGTCAGGCACGCCCGCATGCTCTTCGGCGGCATCCCTGACGCGCGCTACGCGGAGGTGGGCTCAGGCCACGCGGTCGTGCACGAACGCCCGGCGGAACTGTTCACCCTCATCGACGCCTTCGTGAAGGACCCCGCAAAGACCCGGGCCGGTGCAGTCCTGAGCACCGGCCACGCCTGA
- a CDS encoding AMP-binding protein, which translates to MSTALADVRTLADLIAERASLGDKVLARIRGHDLSYGTADRRSSRWAAGFRQLGIGRADVVAQFGYNSVEHVLSWFACAKTGAIWAPLNASLQSGDLAYSLREVGPKIILVDDELLPVFLRMLQDRGDEFADLRVFLVASTLSDRSAAPYPSSDTLDTLSDQEWDRNAAITAESPACITFTGGSTGLPKGALVPHGYLLAAARRYAAVTGGTPSDVHYGPGHLFHVGGQQNGLLGPMYCGMRTHFNRWFSASSFWTDAAAAGATITNTGVAISSILLQRPPSEAERAHSFRLGIGTLGSWDNPEKWAQFEERFGFPVLQAYGQTETGVLISSETPDDRRPGSCGRAEGINGVEIKIVDPQGSFCADGDEGEIVVRPAEPASFMLGYYGHPDVTAERWRGLWHHTGDLGRISEGYLIYLGRMGHFIRRAGENVSVDEIERLLTGHPLVEDAAITAVTSSLGDEEIRAWLALKPGAALSADELRAWCADRVAYFKVPKYVEFIPEIPRTLTKREVERFRLVPTERTATP; encoded by the coding sequence ATGAGCACGGCACTGGCGGACGTCCGCACCCTCGCGGACCTCATCGCCGAACGCGCCTCACTGGGCGACAAGGTCCTGGCCCGTATCCGGGGCCACGACCTCAGCTACGGCACGGCCGACCGGCGGTCGTCGCGATGGGCGGCGGGCTTCCGGCAGTTGGGGATCGGCCGGGCCGACGTGGTCGCCCAGTTCGGCTACAACTCCGTGGAGCATGTCCTGTCCTGGTTCGCCTGCGCGAAGACCGGAGCGATCTGGGCCCCGCTCAACGCCTCGCTGCAGAGCGGAGACCTCGCCTACTCGCTGCGGGAGGTCGGTCCCAAGATCATCCTTGTCGACGACGAACTGCTCCCCGTCTTCCTCCGCATGCTCCAGGACCGCGGCGACGAGTTCGCGGACCTCCGGGTGTTTTTGGTGGCGAGCACCCTGTCCGATCGGTCCGCGGCGCCCTACCCGTCGAGCGACACCCTCGACACGCTCTCGGACCAGGAGTGGGACCGGAACGCGGCCATCACCGCGGAGAGCCCCGCGTGCATCACCTTCACCGGCGGGAGCACCGGCCTGCCCAAGGGAGCGCTCGTCCCGCACGGCTACCTCCTGGCCGCCGCCCGGCGGTACGCCGCCGTCACCGGCGGCACGCCGTCGGACGTGCACTACGGCCCGGGCCACCTGTTCCACGTCGGCGGGCAGCAGAACGGGCTGCTGGGCCCCATGTACTGCGGTATGAGGACGCACTTCAACAGGTGGTTCAGCGCCTCGTCGTTCTGGACCGACGCCGCTGCCGCGGGCGCCACGATCACGAACACGGGCGTGGCGATCTCCTCCATTCTGCTGCAGCGGCCCCCGTCCGAGGCGGAGCGGGCGCACAGCTTCCGGCTCGGCATCGGCACCCTCGGCAGCTGGGACAACCCCGAGAAGTGGGCGCAGTTCGAGGAGCGCTTCGGCTTCCCGGTGCTCCAGGCGTACGGCCAGACCGAGACCGGTGTGCTGATCTCCTCAGAGACACCGGATGACCGCAGGCCGGGCTCATGCGGTCGGGCCGAGGGGATCAACGGGGTCGAGATCAAGATCGTCGACCCCCAGGGGTCCTTCTGCGCCGACGGGGACGAGGGCGAGATCGTGGTCCGACCGGCCGAACCCGCCTCGTTCATGCTCGGGTACTACGGGCACCCGGACGTCACGGCGGAACGGTGGCGCGGGCTGTGGCACCACACCGGGGATCTGGGCCGGATATCCGAGGGCTATCTCATCTACCTCGGGCGCATGGGCCACTTCATCAGGCGTGCCGGCGAGAACGTCTCGGTGGACGAGATCGAACGCCTGCTCACCGGTCACCCCCTGGTCGAGGACGCGGCGATCACCGCGGTCACGTCCTCCCTCGGCGATGAGGAGATACGGGCCTGGCTGGCGCTCAAGCCGGGCGCGGCCCTGTCGGCGGACGAGCTGCGCGCCTGGTGCGCGGACCGAGTCGCCTACTTCAAGGTCCCGAAATACGTGGAATTCATCCCGGAGATCCCACGCACGCTCACCAAGAGGGAGGTGGAACGCTTCCGCCTCGTTCCCACCGAGAGGACTGCCACGCCATGA
- a CDS encoding thiolase C-terminal domain-containing protein: MRADGDAVIAGVGETDYSWASRRTPTGLAVEAVLAACRDAGIDPRDIDGIISHPFAVSPEELMSAMGLRRLNYNCVIHMGGAGAVAGLQHAALAVTSGTARNVLMFRARNGVSDGRIHQRPSQQPAQHFRTQLEHPYGWNTPAQRYSMICRRYMHEHGLSREQLGSVAVSANRYAQRNPRAQTYGRPLSLEKYLAGRVIADPYTRYDCCLETDGGCAIIVRAGVRDTGGRPQVRILSVGEGRPESPDDLTNRPDLLGIGLEHAARIAWDRASLGPEDMDAAMIYDCFTFEVIHQLEAAGFTPVGTAGRFCEQGGIDPGGRLPVNTHGGLLAEGHLSGLSHVIEAARQLRGECGDRQLDGVRHVAVTGWGDLGDGALAVLDRVGATS; encoded by the coding sequence GTGAGAGCAGATGGCGACGCCGTCATTGCGGGGGTCGGGGAGACGGACTACTCCTGGGCCAGCCGTCGCACCCCGACCGGCCTGGCGGTGGAGGCCGTTCTGGCGGCTTGCCGTGACGCCGGCATCGACCCCCGGGACATCGACGGCATCATCAGCCACCCCTTCGCGGTGTCGCCGGAGGAGCTCATGTCCGCGATGGGGCTGCGCCGGTTGAACTACAACTGTGTGATCCACATGGGAGGCGCCGGTGCCGTGGCCGGCCTCCAGCACGCCGCTTTGGCCGTGACGTCCGGTACCGCCAGGAACGTACTGATGTTCCGAGCCCGGAACGGGGTCTCCGACGGCCGTATCCACCAGCGGCCGTCGCAGCAGCCGGCACAGCATTTCAGGACGCAGCTCGAGCACCCGTACGGCTGGAACACCCCGGCCCAGCGCTACTCGATGATCTGCCGGCGTTACATGCACGAACACGGCCTTTCCCGTGAGCAGCTGGGGTCGGTCGCGGTGAGCGCCAACCGGTACGCGCAGCGGAACCCGCGCGCGCAGACCTACGGCCGGCCGCTGTCCCTGGAGAAGTACCTCGCCGGACGGGTGATCGCCGATCCGTACACCCGCTACGACTGCTGTCTGGAGACCGACGGCGGATGCGCGATCATCGTCCGAGCCGGAGTGCGGGACACCGGCGGACGGCCCCAGGTCAGGATTCTGAGCGTCGGCGAAGGCCGGCCCGAATCGCCCGACGATCTCACCAACCGGCCCGATCTGCTGGGAATCGGCCTCGAACACGCCGCCAGGATTGCCTGGGACCGGGCGTCCCTCGGCCCGGAGGACATGGACGCCGCCATGATCTACGACTGCTTCACCTTCGAGGTCATCCACCAACTGGAAGCCGCCGGATTCACTCCGGTCGGCACTGCGGGCAGATTCTGCGAGCAGGGCGGCATCGACCCCGGTGGGCGGCTTCCGGTGAACACGCACGGAGGCCTGCTGGCCGAGGGGCACCTGTCGGGTCTGAGCCATGTGATCGAGGCCGCCCGCCAGTTGCGCGGCGAGTGCGGAGACCGCCAGCTCGACGGGGTCCGGCACGTCGCGGTCACCGGCTGGGGGGATCTCGGTGACGGCGCGCTCGCCGTCCTGGACCGCGTCGGAGCAACGTCATGA
- a CDS encoding IclR family transcriptional regulator → MGQESSESTGPRGSQSIERALAILFTFSSDHPSRSLKEICEITELTLPTAHRMTKALQHNGFIRQDPNSGLYSLGPSIARLARVMFQSGRTSELPAISRPYLQSLRDATGETAGLHIASPEGRICVAEVESRHMMRMSSGVGSTFPWHAGASSKVLLAGMSEPERKSILAPLDWPALAPTAAHSSEEFLHELDEVRARGYAVSVGETIPGATAVAVPVRDLDGRVVAAINVTGPALRWTRETMTEALPTIKDVAQQMGAHLGLEESSPNRGPRRKSS, encoded by the coding sequence ATGGGACAAGAGAGTTCGGAATCCACGGGACCACGTGGTTCGCAGTCGATCGAGCGCGCGCTGGCGATTTTGTTCACCTTCTCCTCGGACCATCCCTCCCGCTCCCTCAAAGAGATCTGTGAAATAACAGAACTGACGCTGCCGACCGCGCACCGTATGACGAAGGCGCTGCAGCACAACGGCTTTATCAGACAGGACCCGAACTCCGGGCTGTACAGCCTGGGGCCCTCGATCGCGCGACTGGCACGCGTGATGTTCCAGAGCGGTCGGACCAGCGAACTGCCCGCGATCAGCCGTCCCTACCTGCAGTCGCTCCGCGACGCGACCGGTGAGACGGCGGGCCTGCACATCGCTTCGCCGGAGGGACGCATCTGCGTGGCCGAGGTGGAAAGCCGTCACATGATGCGGATGAGCAGCGGCGTCGGCAGTACGTTCCCCTGGCATGCCGGTGCCAGCAGCAAGGTCCTGCTCGCCGGGATGAGCGAACCGGAACGCAAGTCCATCCTGGCCCCGCTCGACTGGCCGGCGCTCGCGCCGACCGCCGCGCACTCGTCCGAGGAGTTCCTGCACGAACTCGACGAGGTCCGTGCCAGGGGGTACGCCGTCAGCGTCGGCGAGACGATCCCGGGCGCCACCGCTGTGGCCGTGCCCGTCCGTGACCTCGACGGGCGGGTGGTGGCCGCGATCAACGTGACGGGGCCGGCCCTGCGATGGACCCGGGAGACGATGACCGAGGCCCTGCCGACCATCAAGGACGTCGCTCAGCAGATGGGCGCGCACCTCGGTCTGGAGGAGAGCTCCCCGAACCGCGGTCCGCGGCGCAAGTCCTCCTGA